Below is a genomic region from Citrobacter europaeus.
CGAACTTTAATGCGCTGTTTGTCCTGGTACAGGTGGCGATAATCGTGGTGTTCATTTTCCTCGTGGTACAGGGGCTGCATAAAGGCGAGGGGGTAGGGACCGTCTGGTCGCTGCAACCGTTTATCAGCCAGAATGCGCATTTGATCCCGATTATCACCGGGGCGACCATTGTCTGTTTCTCGTTTCTCGGTTTTGATGCGGTAACGACGCTCTCTGAAGAGACGCCGGATGCCGCACGTACCATCCCAAAAGCTATTTTCCTCACCGCGCTGTACGGCGGACTGATCTTCATTGCCGCTTCGTTCTTTATGCAGTTGTTCTTTCCAGACATTAGCCGATTTAAAGACCCGGATGCGGCGCTGCCGGAGATTGCGTTGTACGTCGGCGGTAAACTGTTCCAGTCAATTTTCCTGTGTACCACCTTTGTGAATACGCTGGCGTCAGGTCTGGCGTCGCATGCCAGTGTTTCGCGTCTGCTGTACGTGATGGGCCGCGATAATGTCTTCCCGGAGAAGTACTTTGGCTATGTTCATCCGAAATGGCGTACACCCGCGCTGAACGTCATTATGGTCGGGATTGTGGCGCTGTCGGCCCTGTTTTTTGATTTGGTGACCGCTACGGCGTTGATTAATTTTGGCGCGCTGGTGGCCTTTACGTTCGTTAATCTCTCCGTGTTTAACCACTTCTGGCGTCGTGAAGGACGCAAGCATACCTGGCAAGAGAAGCTGCATTATCTGGTATTGCCGATGGTCGGTGCCGCCACCGTTGCCGTACTGTGGGTGAATCTGGAGGTGACATCGTTGACGCTGGGACTGGTATGGGCCGGGTTAGGGTTGGTGTATCTCGCCTGGCTGACCGGACGTTTTCGCAAACCGCCGCCGCAGTTTGATGCCGCGAAATCTGAGCGGGCCTGGGAGTGATGGGGAATAAATCAGACGACGAACCACATTGCTATTTCGGGTATTAACAACAGGGCGTGCCGTCAAGGGCGCCCTCGGCCGTAAAAAGAGATCCGGTATCGTTATTTCGTCGTAGAGAGATATAGCAGCAGGTTGGATAAACTTTTAATGCCATCCTTTTTCTCTTCGAGGTTCACATGCCAAATCATATTGATTTAGCACAAGTCAAAGCGATGAAAGTGGTTAATTATGCCACGTTGCGTGAAACGTTAAAATCAGGTGACCTTTTTTTCGCCTCCGGAGACTACCTGGTATCAAAAGCAATTGAAAAGATGACTGATTCACCATGGAGCCATGTGGGGATTGTTTTTGTTTTACCGCAAATAGATCGCGTGTTGCTCCTGGAAAGCGTGGAAGATATGGGGGTACGACTTGCTCCATTATCAAAATATCTATCTGATTATGATGATATTGGGAAACCTTACAAAGGCCGGGTTGTTCTCGCCAGGTATGATGCGTTGTCTAAGTCTGCCGTTGAGCAAGTAGCCGCTTTTGGTCTTAATGAACTAACCCGTCCATATGATAAAGAAGAAATAGCACGCATCCTTGCGAGGATAGCACTTGGGAAGGGAAAATCGAAAAAGGACAGGGAATACATCTGCTCCGAACTCGTCTACGCTTGCTTCAACAATGCCGGAATTAGCATTGCATATAATCCGAAAGGATTTATTAGCCCTGAGGATGTATGGCAGGATTCTCATATTTCTTTGATAAACAGAATATTGTAAAGGCCGCCATTATTCAGAATAGTATCTAATACTGGTGCAATCACGGCATCATTATAGAGATTAAAATGGGTTCAGCCGGCGGTGAATCATCACATGCCTGTATCTGATGGAGGGACAAGGATAACTACTTTCTGACGTCGGTTACGGCGTGTTCTGTTGTATTTATTAATGCCGTGAAATGCGTGGGCTATAGTAAAGATGGCCGTTATTTCTCATCATTAATAATCGAGAGCGGGGGATGTGAATGAAGAAGATACTGATGCTGGTCGGAGATTATGTCGAAGATTATGAAACGATGGTGCCTTTTCAGGCACTGCAAATGCTGGGCCATCGTGTTGATGCTGTCTGTCCGGATAAAAGCCAGGGTGACTACGTTCAAACCGCTATTCATGATTTTGATGGGGCGCAGACCTACAGTGAAAAGCCCGGGCATCGTTTTACGTTGAATGCGAATTTTGCCGAGGCGCGGGCCGCAGATTACGACGCGCTGCTGATCCCTGGCGGACGTGCTCCGGAATATCTCCGATTGAATCCGGATGTCATCAAGCTGGTGCAAGATTTCAACGCAGCCGGTAAACCTATCGCCGCGGTTTGTCATGGGCCTCAGCTGTTAGCGGCGGCGGGGGTGTTAGAAAATCGGACCTGTAGCGCCTATCCGGCCTGTGCGCCAGAGGTTCGTCTGAGCGGTGGACATTACGCAGACATCGGTATTGACCAGGCCCACGTTGATGGCAATCTGATTACCGCGCCGGCATGGCCCGCGCATCCGCAATGGCTGGCTAAATTTGTTGAAGTATTAATGAAGTAAGCCATGAGAAAGT
It encodes:
- a CDS encoding DJ-1/PfpI family protein gives rise to the protein MKKILMLVGDYVEDYETMVPFQALQMLGHRVDAVCPDKSQGDYVQTAIHDFDGAQTYSEKPGHRFTLNANFAEARAADYDALLIPGGRAPEYLRLNPDVIKLVQDFNAAGKPIAAVCHGPQLLAAAGVLENRTCSAYPACAPEVRLSGGHYADIGIDQAHVDGNLITAPAWPAHPQWLAKFVEVLMK
- a CDS encoding APC family permease, which encodes MSTNPSADHAAQPGKAQLRKSLKLWQVVVMGLAYLTPMTVFDTFGIVSGISNGHVPASYLLALAGVLFTAISYGKLVRQFPQAGSAYTYAQKAINPHVGFMVGWSSLLDYLFLPMINVLLAKIYLSALFPGVAPWIWVVMFVAILTAANLKSVNLVANFNALFVLVQVAIIVVFIFLVVQGLHKGEGVGTVWSLQPFISQNAHLIPIITGATIVCFSFLGFDAVTTLSEETPDAARTIPKAIFLTALYGGLIFIAASFFMQLFFPDISRFKDPDAALPEIALYVGGKLFQSIFLCTTFVNTLASGLASHASVSRLLYVMGRDNVFPEKYFGYVHPKWRTPALNVIMVGIVALSALFFDLVTATALINFGALVAFTFVNLSVFNHFWRREGRKHTWQEKLHYLVLPMVGAATVAVLWVNLEVTSLTLGLVWAGLGLVYLAWLTGRFRKPPPQFDAAKSERAWE